From the genome of Candidatus Dependentiae bacterium, one region includes:
- a CDS encoding RNase adapter RapZ, whose translation MNYMIDSFEKKFTRQVLIVTGLSGAGKNVVMRAFEDFGFYCVDNLPVPLISQFLQFAFHSQNDLLKIALGIDSREKKFFNDLMEDFKRIKKLEAEGMYQLRIIFLKSSDETLIRRFQETRRIHPLGHDKSVTDAIAEEKLLLSPLMEIADVILDTDNFNIHELRNWVRNSFLEKQLKQMHVNLISFGFKYGVPSDSNLVYDLRFLPNPYFVPLLKPLDGRDEKVQQYIFDYPVTTEYMQKLQDFLQYSLKKYYEEGRFFVNVSIGCTGGKHRSVAFVEQLSKQNWDGVRFVACHRDIGKE comes from the coding sequence ATGAATTATATGATAGATAGTTTTGAGAAAAAATTTACAAGACAAGTTTTGATAGTTACGGGGCTTTCTGGCGCCGGTAAAAATGTTGTTATGCGAGCTTTTGAAGATTTTGGTTTTTATTGTGTTGATAATCTTCCCGTTCCTCTTATTTCTCAATTTTTGCAATTTGCTTTTCATTCTCAAAATGATCTTTTAAAAATAGCTCTTGGTATTGATTCTCGAGAAAAAAAGTTTTTTAACGATTTGATGGAAGATTTTAAAAGAATAAAAAAATTAGAAGCTGAAGGAATGTACCAACTTCGAATAATCTTTTTAAAATCAAGCGATGAAACTTTGATTAGACGTTTTCAGGAGACTCGAAGAATCCATCCTCTTGGACATGATAAATCTGTTACGGATGCAATAGCTGAAGAAAAATTGTTGTTATCTCCACTCATGGAAATAGCGGATGTTATTTTGGATACAGATAATTTCAATATTCATGAATTGCGCAATTGGGTACGTAATTCATTTTTAGAAAAGCAGCTAAAACAGATGCATGTAAATTTAATTTCATTCGGATTTAAATATGGTGTGCCTTCTGATAGCAATTTGGTTTATGATTTGCGATTTTTGCCAAATCCATATTTTGTTCCATTATTAAAACCGCTTGATGGAAGAGACGAAAAAGTTCAACAATATATTTTTGACTATCCAGTAACGACTGAGTATATGCAGAAATTACAAGATTTTTTGCAGTATTCGCTTAAAAAATATTACGAAGAAGGGCGATTTTTTGTTAATGTTTCAATCGGCTGTACCGGTGGTAAACATCGCTCTGTTGCTTTTGTAGAGCAATTAAGTAAGCAAAATTGGGATGGAGTACGTTTCGTTGCTTGCCATCGTGATATTGGCAAAGAATAA
- a CDS encoding nucleoside-diphosphate sugar epimerase — protein MNAFYKNKHVLVTGGAGFIGSHITEKLVSLGAKVTVLDNLSSGNEDNLKNIKSKIKLIKEDVLSQEACEKATKHNDIIFHLAALVSVPYSIENPSKCWEINVMGTFNVLSAAVKNNAKTLIFSSSSAVYGDKQQPCSENDDTNPKSPYAESKIQAENICNEFSSKYGIKTASLRYFNVFGERQKFNSEYAAVVAKFEKAIKNNEPLVIYGDGKQTRDFIHVSEVVNANLFIAMQNQISGDIFNIGSGNSMNLFELIEYLENKLNKKNSGIFFKPARNGDIVYSAAICEKYENLKQTLNQKQL, from the coding sequence ATGAACGCGTTTTACAAAAATAAACATGTTTTGGTTACTGGGGGTGCTGGTTTCATCGGATCTCATATAACAGAAAAGCTGGTTTCTTTAGGCGCAAAAGTTACAGTGCTCGACAATTTATCCAGCGGAAATGAAGATAATCTAAAAAATATAAAATCTAAAATTAAACTTATAAAAGAAGATGTTCTCTCTCAAGAAGCTTGCGAAAAAGCCACAAAGCATAATGATATTATTTTTCATTTAGCTGCTTTAGTTTCCGTTCCATATTCCATTGAAAATCCTTCAAAATGCTGGGAAATAAATGTTATGGGAACTTTTAATGTTTTATCCGCCGCTGTAAAAAACAATGCAAAAACCTTAATATTTTCCTCTTCTTCAGCTGTTTATGGAGATAAGCAACAACCTTGCAGCGAAAATGACGATACAAACCCAAAATCTCCTTATGCTGAAAGTAAAATTCAAGCCGAAAATATCTGCAATGAATTTTCTTCAAAATATGGAATCAAAACCGCATCTTTACGATATTTCAATGTCTTTGGTGAGCGCCAAAAATTTAACAGCGAATATGCTGCCGTTGTCGCAAAATTTGAAAAAGCAATCAAAAATAATGAACCCCTTGTTATTTATGGAGATGGCAAACAAACTCGAGATTTTATTCATGTAAGTGAAGTAGTAAATGCCAATTTATTTATCGCTATGCAAAATCAGATAAGTGGAGACATTTTCAATATCGGAAGCGGAAACAGCATGAACTTATTTGAATTAATAGAATATTTGGAAAACAAATTAAACAAAAAAAATAGCGGTATCTTTTTTAAACCTGCAAGAAATGGTGACATCGTATATTCAGCTGCAATCTGTGAAAAATATGAAAACTTAAAACAAACTTTAAATCAAAAACAGCTTTAA
- a CDS encoding cell filamentation protein Fic: MGVCERVSLICQKTIEKIDELKKQIERLEPLSFETLKMLKEYFKIGLTYSSNAIEGNSLTETETKIILEDGITIGGKTLKEHFEVVGHGEAYNFLYDLIKKDEISQEDILTLHKLFYYRIDEKNAGIYRKIKVIITGTDFIPPSPDKVPQLMSQFIKQIPQLRKSMHPVEFAAILHKEFVEIHPFVDGNGRTARLLMNLVLMQTGYVITIIPPVLRRDYMDCLRAANKGDSSLFVSFISNMVYEAMKDYLRLINSLE; encoded by the coding sequence ATGGGAGTTTGCGAAAGGGTTTCTTTGATCTGTCAAAAAACAATCGAAAAAATTGATGAATTAAAAAAACAAATTGAACGGCTTGAACCTCTAAGTTTTGAAACATTAAAAATGTTAAAAGAATATTTTAAGATCGGTTTGACCTATTCTAGTAATGCTATCGAAGGAAACTCTTTAACGGAAACAGAAACAAAAATAATTTTAGAAGATGGAATCACAATCGGTGGGAAAACCCTAAAAGAGCATTTTGAAGTTGTTGGTCATGGAGAAGCATATAATTTTTTATATGATTTGATAAAAAAGGATGAAATTTCTCAGGAAGATATTTTAACGTTACACAAGCTTTTTTATTATCGCATTGATGAGAAAAATGCGGGTATTTATCGTAAAATAAAAGTTATTATTACTGGCACAGACTTTATTCCACCATCTCCTGATAAAGTTCCACAATTAATGTCCCAATTTATTAAACAAATCCCACAACTGCGCAAATCAATGCATCCTGTAGAATTTGCAGCAATTTTACATAAAGAATTTGTTGAAATACATCCTTTTGTCGATGGTAATGGGCGGACGGCAAGATTACTCATGAATTTAGTTTTGATGCAAACTGGCTATGTTATTACGATTATTCCTCCAGTTTTACGTCGAGATTATATGGATTGTTTAAGGGCAGCAAATAAAGGGGATTCTTCTCTTTTTGTAAGTTTTATTTCAAATATGGTTTATGAAGCGATGAAAGATTATTTGAGATTGATTAATTCGCTTGAATAA
- a CDS encoding nitroreductase: protein MNSRKPEYKISPIILNRWSSRAMSGEEITNDELMSLFEAAKWAQSSYNAQPWRFIYAKRNSKNWQNFFDLLIPFNQGWCKNAAVLIIVVSRKNFEFNDKFSVTHSFDTGAACENMALQGSINGLVVHAMGSFDYEGAAKAINLPDKFEVNAMFAIGKPGKVEDLPKEMQEREVMSDRKKLKEIVFEGEFSK, encoded by the coding sequence ATGAATTCAAGAAAACCAGAGTATAAAATTTCACCAATAATTTTGAACCGATGGTCATCTCGTGCTATGTCTGGTGAGGAAATCACAAATGATGAGCTAATGAGTTTGTTCGAAGCTGCAAAATGGGCACAATCATCCTACAACGCACAGCCTTGGAGATTTATTTATGCAAAACGAAATAGTAAAAATTGGCAAAATTTTTTTGATCTGTTAATTCCTTTTAATCAAGGCTGGTGCAAAAATGCAGCTGTTTTGATAATCGTCGTTTCGCGCAAAAATTTTGAATTCAACGATAAATTTTCAGTTACACATTCTTTTGATACCGGTGCTGCATGCGAAAATATGGCTTTGCAAGGATCTATAAATGGGTTAGTTGTGCACGCGATGGGAAGTTTTGATTATGAAGGGGCAGCAAAAGCAATTAATCTGCCAGATAAATTCGAAGTGAATGCAATGTTTGCGATTGGAAAGCCGGGAAAAGTAGAAGATCTACCAAAAGAGATGCAAGAGCGAGAGGTAATGTCGGACCGTAAAAAACTCAAAGAAATTGTATTTGAAGGCGAATTTAGCAAATAA
- a CDS encoding deoxyribodipyrimidine photolyase, translated as MISNKKYKRSIFIFHRNFRLDDNLGLLNAANLSSEIILIFIFTPNQIEKQNKFKSERATKFMIECLQDLKDQTKKIGGKIYTFYGENKKIITNLIKEEKIEAVFSNKDYTPFARNRDDQIIQLSKKLNFDFQTIDDSLLNNPESIKSKDGKIFKRFSFYYKNASILPPPLPTRLEQELKKSKCNFFNKKLKSNKFEINEKDFSKFYFYKENLIIKSGRHEGLNILKNLDKNFSNYADTIKNISKHKTTMLSAYIKFGVISIREVFYAAKKIKNLKSRESLIRQLYWHDFFYYIAYHFPFVFGKNLTPTIWWDKEVAAKSKSQTSKTLNLWRNGETGFPIIDSTMRELKQTGYISNKLRLIVANFLTQILLIDWREGEKYFAQNLIDYDPAINNGNWQWTAGVGTDYYKHRIFNPWTQQKKLDPKCEYIKKWIPEIKSIENKDLHNWYKNWNQYKNIKYPRPIINF; from the coding sequence ATGATTTCAAATAAAAAATATAAACGTTCCATTTTCATTTTTCACCGAAATTTTCGCCTTGATGATAACCTTGGTTTGTTAAATGCCGCAAATTTAAGCTCCGAAATAATACTTATATTTATATTTACCCCAAATCAAATTGAAAAACAAAACAAATTTAAATCAGAGCGAGCAACAAAATTCATGATCGAATGCTTACAAGATTTAAAAGATCAAACAAAAAAAATTGGCGGCAAAATTTATACGTTTTATGGAGAAAACAAAAAAATAATTACGAATTTAATAAAAGAAGAAAAAATAGAAGCAGTTTTTTCAAACAAAGATTATACACCTTTTGCACGAAATAGAGATGATCAAATAATACAACTATCTAAAAAATTAAATTTTGATTTTCAAACAATTGATGATTCACTTTTAAATAATCCAGAAAGTATAAAAAGCAAAGATGGTAAAATTTTTAAACGATTTAGTTTTTACTATAAAAATGCATCAATCCTTCCGCCTCCCCTACCAACTCGACTTGAACAAGAACTTAAAAAATCAAAATGCAATTTTTTCAACAAAAAACTTAAATCAAATAAGTTTGAAATAAACGAAAAAGATTTTTCAAAATTTTATTTCTACAAAGAAAATCTAATCATAAAAAGCGGTAGACACGAAGGATTAAATATTTTAAAAAACTTAGATAAAAATTTCTCAAATTACGCAGACACTATAAAAAATATTTCTAAACATAAAACAACAATGTTATCCGCTTATATAAAATTTGGAGTTATTTCAATACGTGAAGTTTTTTATGCGGCTAAAAAAATAAAAAATCTAAAAAGTCGTGAAAGTCTTATTCGTCAACTTTATTGGCATGATTTCTTTTATTACATTGCATACCATTTCCCTTTTGTTTTTGGCAAAAATTTAACACCTACAATCTGGTGGGATAAAGAAGTAGCAGCAAAATCAAAATCTCAAACTAGTAAAACATTAAATTTATGGAGAAATGGCGAAACAGGATTTCCTATAATTGATAGCACAATGCGAGAGTTGAAACAAACAGGATACATTTCAAATAAACTTCGACTAATTGTTGCAAATTTTTTAACACAAATTCTTCTCATCGACTGGAGAGAAGGCGAAAAATATTTTGCACAAAATTTGATCGATTATGATCCAGCAATAAACAATGGTAACTGGCAATGGACAGCAGGAGTCGGAACAGATTATTACAAACACAGAATATTTAATCCCTGGACGCAACAAAAAAAATTGGATCCAAAATGCGAATATATCAAAAAATGGATTCCAGAAATTAAAAGTATCGAAAATAAAGATTTACATAACTGGTATAAAAATTGGAATCAATATAAAAACATAAAATATCCAAGACCTATCATAAATTTTTAA
- a CDS encoding carbohydrate kinase produces the protein MKYFFTKVGLATIFLGGSFLIATVETKKVLTVGGVTCDFFLEMDGKGLDYISLTDEGKRVSFIAFHEGNKVDLTGLHQYSGGGAGNAAVSFSKQGVETAVFCKVGNDSFGKSILEEFNNFGISTKHVLVDEKLTTASSFIISSQSGERTILVNRGANTNIKLESFASSVLEEVDGIYITALSGKSAEILLPILQMAHEKNILVALNPGVAQLKGGKNCILNGLKFIDILILNEVEAAVLAETFCNCGFNLSNKQLENSNNKNIPEFLQKPIFAKGERMVSLTDFCSSLIALGPKIVLVTNGSAGAYAFSEKAVFYHAILPVNVVNTIGAGDAFGSTFVGSFLSGKNIEQSMRFATINSASVVGVEDAKSGLLSKKEIEERSLEIRRDFFSQFLIY, from the coding sequence ATGAAATATTTTTTTACAAAAGTAGGCTTAGCAACAATCTTTTTGGGCGGATCTTTTTTGATTGCAACTGTTGAAACTAAAAAAGTGTTAACAGTTGGTGGTGTCACTTGTGACTTTTTTCTTGAAATGGATGGTAAGGGTTTAGATTATATTTCTTTAACTGATGAGGGTAAAAGGGTTTCTTTTATAGCATTTCATGAGGGGAATAAAGTTGATTTGACAGGATTGCATCAGTACAGTGGCGGTGGAGCGGGCAATGCGGCTGTTTCTTTTAGCAAGCAGGGGGTTGAAACTGCAGTTTTTTGTAAAGTAGGAAACGATTCTTTTGGGAAATCTATTTTAGAAGAATTTAACAATTTTGGAATATCTACAAAACATGTTTTGGTTGATGAAAAGCTTACAACAGCTAGTTCTTTTATTATTTCATCACAGAGTGGCGAGCGGACGATTCTTGTTAATCGTGGAGCTAATACCAATATTAAATTGGAAAGCTTTGCGTCTTCGGTGCTTGAAGAAGTTGATGGAATATATATAACAGCGCTAAGCGGTAAGTCGGCGGAAATTTTGCTTCCAATTTTGCAAATGGCGCATGAAAAAAATATTTTGGTTGCGCTCAATCCTGGAGTTGCGCAGCTGAAGGGAGGTAAAAATTGCATTTTGAATGGATTAAAATTTATAGATATTTTAATTTTGAATGAAGTAGAAGCTGCAGTTTTAGCAGAAACTTTTTGCAATTGTGGATTCAATTTATCTAATAAACAATTAGAAAATTCTAACAATAAAAATATTCCAGAATTTTTGCAGAAACCGATTTTTGCAAAAGGGGAAAGGATGGTTTCATTAACAGATTTTTGTAGCTCTTTAATCGCCCTGGGACCAAAGATTGTTTTGGTAACAAATGGTAGCGCGGGAGCATATGCTTTTAGTGAAAAGGCTGTCTTTTATCATGCTATTTTACCAGTAAATGTTGTGAACACAATAGGCGCGGGGGATGCTTTTGGATCTACATTTGTAGGTTCTTTTTTAAGTGGGAAAAATATAGAGCAGTCTATGAGGTTTGCGACAATTAATAGCGCATCGGTGGTTGGAGTCGAAGATGCAAAAAGTGGTCTTTTGTCAAAAAAGGAAATCGAAGAGCGATCTTTAGAAATTAGAAGAGATTTTTTTTCACAGTTCTTGATTTATTGA
- the miaB gene encoding tRNA (N6-isopentenyl adenosine(37)-C2)-methylthiotransferase MiaB codes for MINLFFKTYGCQANVADSAHLQSFLGSLGVGVVESEIDADLIIINSCAIRDKAEQKMFSYVGQLADLKRKKPYLRIGVIGCVASYKKDELFSRFDHINFVHGSREEIDLLKEYLSNVVESIFSTKSFYEKNPTEFENKVGQDRDIKKILDLRKSRKSLNLFLKNKFNPQKIEIKQNAFKKSFVNIMTGCNNYCSYCIVPFVRGIEKSYEMDAILMQVKTEVDSGAKEITLIGQNVNSYCDPKTGANFAALLENVAKIPGEFWVRFISPHPKDMSEDVLKIMQQYQDKLCSYIHLPIQSGSNRVLQAMNRPYTKEHFLKLVDTIRKYLPQATVSTDIIVGFPGEEENDFLETFDVVQKCKFDMIYSFIYSPRRYTKAFAMKDDCPNLVKLERLEKLQAMSKKINLENNLKHVGKVLKVLVESEMENGNLAARTTGNILVSINDNKENIGKFVNVKIIDAHVANLDGQIV; via the coding sequence ATGATTAATCTATTTTTTAAGACTTATGGATGCCAAGCAAATGTCGCAGATTCGGCGCATTTGCAGTCGTTTTTGGGAAGTTTGGGAGTAGGTGTTGTTGAAAGCGAAATAGATGCGGATTTAATTATAATAAATTCCTGCGCGATTCGTGATAAAGCTGAACAAAAAATGTTTTCTTATGTAGGACAACTTGCAGATTTAAAGCGCAAAAAACCGTATCTTCGCATTGGGGTAATTGGTTGTGTTGCAAGTTACAAAAAAGATGAACTTTTTAGTCGTTTTGATCATATAAATTTTGTACATGGTTCGCGGGAAGAGATTGATTTATTAAAAGAATATTTAAGTAATGTTGTTGAATCAATTTTTTCTACAAAATCTTTTTATGAAAAAAATCCTACAGAATTTGAAAATAAAGTTGGTCAGGATCGAGATATCAAAAAAATCCTAGATCTTAGAAAAAGTAGAAAATCGTTAAATCTATTTTTAAAAAATAAATTTAATCCGCAAAAGATTGAAATAAAACAAAATGCGTTTAAAAAATCTTTTGTAAACATAATGACCGGATGTAACAACTACTGTTCATACTGCATAGTACCTTTTGTTCGTGGCATAGAAAAAAGCTATGAAATGGACGCAATATTAATGCAGGTGAAAACAGAAGTTGATAGCGGTGCAAAAGAGATTACTTTAATCGGACAAAATGTTAACTCTTATTGTGATCCAAAAACTGGTGCGAATTTTGCGGCATTACTAGAAAACGTTGCAAAAATTCCAGGCGAATTTTGGGTTCGTTTCATAAGTCCTCATCCAAAAGATATGTCAGAAGATGTTTTAAAAATTATGCAGCAGTATCAAGATAAATTATGTTCTTACATTCATTTGCCAATTCAATCTGGTTCGAACCGCGTATTGCAAGCAATGAATCGTCCTTACACCAAAGAACATTTTTTGAAACTGGTGGATACGATAAGAAAATATTTGCCACAAGCAACTGTTTCTACAGATATTATTGTTGGTTTTCCAGGCGAAGAAGAAAATGATTTTTTAGAAACATTTGATGTAGTGCAAAAGTGTAAATTCGATATGATTTATTCTTTTATCTATTCACCTAGGAGATATACGAAGGCTTTTGCTATGAAAGACGATTGTCCAAATCTTGTAAAGCTGGAACGACTTGAAAAACTACAAGCAATGTCAAAAAAAATAAATCTTGAAAATAATTTAAAGCATGTTGGAAAAGTTTTAAAAGTGCTTGTAGAAAGTGAAATGGAAAATGGTAATTTAGCAGCTAGAACAACCGGAAATATTCTTGTATCTATTAATGATAACAAAGAAAATATTGGTAAGTTTGTAAATGTTAAAATCATCGATGCGCATGTTGCAAATTTAGATGGTCAGATCGTTTAA
- the dnaJ gene encoding molecular chaperone DnaJ: MQKKDFYEILGVSKNAAADEIKKAYRKLALKYHPDRNPGNKEAEDRFKEAAEAYEVLSDEQKRKKYDQFGHEGLGQGAGFSGNMNMDDIFEHFGDIFGDFFGGAAKSRKSNKSGLTPRAGHDLSKNIEISLKDSYSGCQQIINVYHYIPCENCNQTGCKNTSKPTKCSKCKGSGEISYQQGFFAFSQPCNQCHGEGFTISDPCPSCKGQSRIQKTENFTVNIPEGIFDSAELRLSGKGDAGMFGGPTGDLYLRVNIKEDKTFYRKNNDLIRHITLSYPELVLGTEIEIENINQTIEKIKISAGTPVGKEISITGKGFKNLKGYGLGNFVIIIDCDIPKKLDAESKKALQNYATKLATNQPGGFSSFFKKILN, encoded by the coding sequence ATGCAAAAAAAAGATTTTTATGAAATTTTAGGGGTATCCAAAAACGCTGCTGCCGATGAAATAAAAAAGGCTTACAGAAAATTAGCTTTAAAATATCACCCTGACCGAAATCCTGGAAATAAAGAAGCTGAAGACAGATTTAAAGAAGCTGCCGAAGCTTATGAAGTTCTATCGGACGAACAAAAAAGAAAAAAATATGATCAATTTGGCCATGAAGGATTAGGACAAGGAGCCGGTTTTAGCGGCAACATGAACATGGATGATATTTTTGAACATTTTGGTGATATTTTTGGAGATTTTTTTGGCGGTGCTGCAAAAAGTCGTAAATCAAATAAAAGCGGACTAACTCCAAGAGCTGGTCACGACCTTTCAAAAAACATTGAAATCTCTTTAAAAGATTCTTATTCCGGTTGCCAGCAAATAATAAATGTTTATCATTACATTCCTTGCGAAAATTGCAATCAAACAGGATGCAAAAATACAAGCAAACCAACTAAATGTAGCAAATGCAAAGGAAGCGGCGAAATTAGTTATCAACAAGGATTTTTTGCATTTTCCCAACCCTGCAATCAATGCCACGGAGAAGGTTTTACAATTTCCGATCCATGTCCAAGCTGCAAGGGTCAATCTCGAATTCAAAAAACAGAAAATTTTACAGTCAACATTCCAGAAGGTATTTTTGATAGCGCCGAACTTCGCTTAAGCGGAAAAGGCGATGCCGGAATGTTCGGTGGCCCAACAGGAGATCTTTACCTGCGAGTAAACATCAAAGAAGATAAAACTTTTTATAGAAAAAACAACGATCTCATTCGCCACATCACACTTTCTTATCCAGAACTAGTTTTGGGCACAGAGATCGAAATTGAAAATATAAATCAAACAATCGAAAAGATTAAGATAAGCGCAGGAACTCCAGTCGGAAAAGAAATATCTATAACTGGAAAAGGTTTTAAAAATCTCAAAGGTTATGGACTCGGCAATTTTGTAATAATTATTGATTGCGATATTCCTAAAAAACTTGATGCTGAAAGTAAAAAAGCGCTGCAAAATTATGCTACAAAATTAGCCACTAACCAACCGGGTGGTTTTTCTAGCTTTTTTAAAAAAATATTAAATTAA
- a CDS encoding DNA-binding protein codes for MNKAMLIEQMASHTKLPKTVCKNVLEAFMKSVEGSLKKGKSIILTGFGTFTIMKRKARVGINPSTGKKMQIPAKRVPKFKPGKKLKEVVL; via the coding sequence ATGAATAAAGCGATGTTAATTGAACAAATGGCATCACATACTAAGCTTCCAAAAACAGTATGCAAAAATGTTTTAGAAGCTTTCATGAAATCTGTAGAAGGTTCTTTGAAAAAAGGTAAATCAATTATCTTAACAGGATTCGGAACATTCACAATCATGAAAAGAAAAGCAAGAGTTGGAATAAATCCATCAACAGGTAAGAAGATGCAAATACCAGCAAAAAGAGTTCCTAAATTTAAACCTGGAAAGAAATTAAAAGAAGTTGTTCTTTAA
- a CDS encoding type II secretion system protein GspE gives MKHDLNEKEITYQLKKHEDKLLEGVEEDPVISVVDSILYKAIESRASDIHLEPTKSDLRVRYRIDGILYDQPAVSFAQRFLVLSRLKVLSGLDIAESRRPQDGKLMVSIAKSSINQNPNFIDLRISTFPSIYGEKVVIRVLDKSNQVVTIQQLGFNKNILDGINNLLGKLNGFFLVTGPTGCGKTTTLYAMLSGLDKRKLNIVTMEDPVEYDIDGICQSQVNSKIDFDFANGMRTILRQDPDVIMIGEIRDKPTASMAIEAALTGHLVLSTLHTSSASGAIVRLIEMGVEPFLINASVSGIIAQTLVRKLCDKCKVEVELDEKERQYLENKNIKLKKVFKAKGCRDCLNTGYFGRIACAELLLITDEIRNLILQQSHASEIEKIATKAGMILMKNDLLSKLESGLISLEEFLNNIN, from the coding sequence ATGAAACATGATTTAAATGAAAAAGAGATTACCTATCAGCTAAAAAAGCATGAAGATAAACTTCTTGAAGGTGTTGAAGAGGATCCGGTTATTTCAGTGGTTGATTCAATTTTGTACAAAGCTATAGAGAGTAGAGCGTCGGATATTCATTTGGAGCCAACTAAATCAGATCTTCGAGTCCGATATAGAATTGATGGTATTTTGTACGATCAACCTGCTGTGAGTTTTGCGCAGCGTTTTTTGGTTTTATCTAGGCTAAAAGTTTTGTCTGGGCTTGATATCGCTGAAAGTAGACGTCCGCAAGATGGGAAGTTGATGGTTTCTATTGCAAAATCTTCTATTAATCAAAATCCAAATTTTATTGATTTACGAATATCGACTTTTCCATCTATTTATGGTGAAAAAGTGGTTATTCGAGTGCTGGATAAATCTAATCAAGTTGTAACCATACAACAACTTGGATTCAACAAAAATATTTTAGATGGCATTAATAATTTATTGGGTAAATTAAACGGGTTTTTCCTGGTAACAGGTCCAACCGGATGCGGAAAAACAACTACTCTTTATGCTATGCTTTCCGGTTTGGATAAACGAAAACTGAATATTGTAACTATGGAAGATCCTGTTGAATATGATATTGATGGAATTTGTCAAAGCCAGGTAAATAGTAAAATTGATTTTGATTTTGCAAATGGAATGCGTACAATTTTACGGCAAGATCCAGATGTGATAATGATAGGAGAGATTAGAGATAAGCCGACAGCATCAATGGCTATCGAAGCTGCTCTTACAGGCCATTTAGTTTTGAGTACTTTGCATACATCAAGTGCTTCGGGTGCTATTGTAAGACTTATAGAAATGGGGGTTGAGCCTTTTTTGATAAATGCTTCAGTGAGTGGAATTATTGCGCAGACTTTGGTTAGAAAATTATGTGATAAATGCAAAGTTGAAGTAGAGCTCGATGAAAAAGAACGACAATATTTAGAAAACAAAAATATAAAATTAAAAAAGGTTTTTAAAGCAAAAGGCTGCAGAGATTGTTTAAATACTGGTTATTTTGGCCGGATAGCTTGCGCTGAATTACTTTTAATTACTGATGAAATTCGAAATTTAATTTTGCAGCAATCGCATGCTAGCGAAATAGAAAAAATTGCTACTAAAGCCGGAATGATTTTAATGAAAAACGATTTATTGTCAAAGTTAGAATCAGGCTTGATTTCCCTTGAGGAATTTTTGAACAATATAAATTAA